A portion of the Zymoseptoria tritici IPO323 chromosome 8, whole genome shotgun sequence genome contains these proteins:
- a CDS encoding GTP-binding protein produces MVNITEKIKEIEDEMKRTQNTSEYHLGLLKGKLARYRAQLLEPGPGAGGPGGTGFDVQKSGDARIALVGFPSVGKSTFLSKVTKTKSEVAAYSFTTLTAIPGVLEYGGAEIQVLDLPGIIEGASEGKGRGRQVISAAKTSDMVLMVLDATKRAEQRALLEAELEAVGIRLNQAPPNIYLKPKTAGGMKITFSSPPKYLDQKMLYNILRDYKILNCEVLVRDENATVDQFIDVIMRDHRTYIKCLYVYNKIDSISLDFLNRLAREPNTVVMSCELDLGIKEVVDRCWDELHLIRIYTKRKGIDPDFSEALIVRNNSTIEDVCDQIHRTIKDSFKYALVWGASARHVPQRVGLSHVVADEDVVSIVGTKSGLAAK; encoded by the exons ATGGTGAACATCACggagaagatcaagga GATTGAGGATGAGATGAAGAGGACACAAA ACACATCAGAATATCATCTTGGCTTGTTGAAAGG AAAGCTTGCAAGATATCGTGCCCAACTGCTCGAGCCAGGTCCTGGCGCAGGAGGTCCTGGCGGAACCGGCTTCGATGTACAAAAGTCTGGTGATGCTCGAATAGCACTCGTGGGCTTCCCGTCCGTCGGAAAGTCAACATTTCTCTCCAAAGTCACGAAAACGAAGTCCGAGGTCGCTGCATATTCCTTCACGACTTTGACTGCCATTCCTGGAGTGCTGGAGTATGGAGGTGCCGAGATCCAGGTTCTCGATCTTCCTGGTATCATTGAAGGAGCTTCAGAGGGTAAGGGCCGTGGACGGCAGGTCATTTCGGCGGCAAAG ACCAGCGACATGGTCCTCATGGTTCTCGATGCCACGAAGCGAGCAGAACAACGGGCGCTTCTTGAAGCAGAACTGGAAGCAGTCGGCATCAGGTTGAATCAAGCACCTCCGAACATCTACCTCAAGCCCAAAACGGCCGGCGGTATGAAAATCACATTTTCCTCTCCACCGAAATATCTTGACCAGAAGATGCTTTACAACATCCTACGAGACTACAAGATCCTCAATTGCGAAGTATTGGTCAGAGACGAGAACG CCACTGTGGACCAATTCATCGACGTGATCATGCGAGATCACAGAACATACATCAAATGCCTCTACGTCTACAACAAAATCGACAGCATCAGTCTGGATTTCCTCAATCGACTAGCGCGAGAACCCAACACCGTCGTGATGAGCTGTGAGCTGGATCTTGGAATCAAGGAGGTCGTTGACCGGTGTTGGGACGAATTACATCTGATCAGAATCTACACGAAGCGAAAGGGCATCGATCCGGATTTCAGCGAAGCCCTGATCGTCCGGAACAACAGCACAATTGAGGATGTGTGTGATCAAATTCACCGGACGATCAAGGACAGCTTCAAGTATGCATTGGTCTGGGGAGCGAGTGCGAGACACGTACCGCAACGTGTGGGACT ATCACATGTTGTTGCAGACGAGGATGTTGTCAGTATAGTGGGAACCAAGAGCGGTTTGGCAGCCAAGTAG
- a CDS encoding 60S ribosomal protein L4 produces MASRPTVTIHGADGAAGDATHPLPNVFRAPIRPDIVQTVHTGMAKNKRQPYAVSEKAGHQTSAESWGTGRAVARIPRVSGGGTHRAGQAAYGNMCRSGRMFAPTKVWRKWHQKINLGQKRFATASAIAASSSASLLLARGHHVMTVKEVPLVVNSTAFAEGALKKTSAAVSLLKAVGAGPDIEKVKSSRKLRSGKGKLRNRRHTQRRGPLVVYEPEKDGNSLVKAFRNIPGVETCPVYALNLLQLAPGGHLGRFVIWTSSAFGALDTIYGTTTEPSALKRDFLLPTNVMAQPDLAKLINSAEVQAVLRPVKGGAITKRTVVQKKNPLNNKQVLLRLNPYAKAYSAQGLGHVKADGEKTKKDAAFGTTLIEN; encoded by the exons ATGGCCTCCCGACCAACTGTCACGATCCACGGCGCGGACGGCGCTGCCGGCGATGCCACGCACCCGCTCCCAAATGTCTTCAGGGCCCCGATTCGCCCGGACATCGTCCA GACTGTTCACACCGGCATGGCCAAGAACAAGCGCCAGCCATACGCTGTGAGCGAGAAGGCCGGTCACCAGACCAGTGCTGAGTCGTGGGGAACTG GTCGCGCTGTCGCCCGTATTCCTCGTGTCTCTGGTGGTGGTACTCACCGTGCCGGTCAGGCCGCCTACGGTAACATGTGCCGCTCCGGACGCATGTTCGCACCCACCAAGGTCTGGCGCAAGTGGCACCAGAAGATCAACCTTGGCCAGAAGCGTTTCGCTACTgcctccgccatcgccgcctcTTCCAGcgcttctctcctcctcgcccgcgGTCACCACGTCATGACCGTCAAGGAGGTTCCTCTCGTCGTCAACTCCACTGCGTTCGCCGAGGGCGCGCTCAAGAAGACTTCCGCTGCCGTCTCCCTGCTCAAGGCTGTCGGTGCCGGCCCAGATATCGAGAAGGTCAAGAGCTCCCGCAAACTCCGTTCCGGCAAGGGCAAGCTCCGCAACCGTCGCCACACTCAGCGCCGTGGACCTCTCGTCGTCTACGAGCCAGAGAAGGACGGCAACAGCCTCGTCAAGGCGTTCCGCAACATCCCAGGTGTCGAGACCTGCCCCGTCTACGccctcaacctcctccagctcgccCCGGGTGGTCACCTCGGACGCTTCGTCATCTGGACATCGTCTGCTTTCGGCGCCCTCGACACCATCTACGGCACCACCACCGAGCCATCCGCACTCAAGCGTGACTTCCTTCTCCCAACCAACGTCATGGCCCAGCCAGATCTCGCCAAGCTCATCAACAGCGCCGAAGTCCAGGCTGTTCTCCGACCGGTCAAGGGCGGTGCCATTACCAAGCGCACCGTTGTGCAGAAGAAGAACCCGCTCAACAACAAGCAAGTTCTCCTTCGCCTCAACCCATACGCCAAGGCCTACTCAGCACAGGGTCTTGGTCACGTCAAGGCCGACGgcgagaagacgaagaaggatGCGGCTTTCGGCACCACTCTCATCGAGAACTAG